In Papaver somniferum cultivar HN1 unplaced genomic scaffold, ASM357369v1 unplaced-scaffold_117, whole genome shotgun sequence, the DNA window CGTTAAAGCCTCTCTAAGGCGGGTAAATTAACGTTAATCAAAAGTGTTCTTTTAAGTATCCCGTATACATGCTTTCTCTCTTTATAGCTCCTCCAAAAGTTGGTAAAGCAATTGAAAAGGTCATAAGAGATTTTTTATGGGACGCTTCAGACACCAAGAAAGGTTATCATTATGTCAAATGGAAGACATGTTGCTTACCGCCTAAAGCAGGGGGGCTAGGCATCAAGTTTGTAAGGAGTATCAATAAAGCTCTTATCTCAAAATGGCGGTGGCAGTTTAATCATGAAAAGACAGTGTTGTGGAGGAATGGTATTGTATCCAAATATGAATTAACCCAGCAGGACAGGGAAACTAAAAACCGAAGCAACAGAATAACTGTGGTGTTTGGAAAGGAATCTACTCTCTTCGTAACACCTTCAAGCAGCACCATTCTAAAAGTTGAGGACGGAAACTCAATCAGATTCTGGGAAGACCAATGGGTGGGGGAGCATCCTTTTAATGTCACCTTTCCAAACATTTATCGTATATCTTCGGTTAAAAATTGGACAATCCGTAAATGCGCTGAAATACTGGCTAATGGTGGTTCATGGAACCTCGGGTTGGACAGAAGGCTCAATCAAGCTCAGATAGATGAAGCCATAGCCCTCTCAGTAATCATAGAGCAATGTAGAATGGATGGCAATCATGATGTTGTCTCTTGGGCAATCGACAAAAATAGGACTTTCTCGGTTAAATCGGCTTATTCTTGGGTGGAAAAGGAGCATCAACTTGAAGCTAAAAACCTTAATGTGTGGTCAAGATTATGGGCTCACAAGATTGGTTTTTTCGTATGGCAGGATTTTCGTTAGAAACTATCCACAATGGATATCTTATATAAGAAAGGAAAACTTCTAGTGAATGGTTGTTTGTTTTGTCGTAAACATGGAGAGTCGACTTCACATCTCCTCTTCCACTGCTCTTTTTCTTCGAGAATATGGCAGTACTTCTTATCCTTCACAAAAAAAGATTGGGTTATGCCGAATTGTATCGACTTAATCATCAAAGGATGGCGTACGAAGAACTTCTCTTTAACTGGTCAAGCTTTATGGAATCTTTTACCGGCAGCAATATGTTGGGAAATTTGGAATTGTAGAAACGACATAGTATTTAATGATGGAAGGGAAGATTTTGAGCACATAATTGATCAaatcaaaaatcaggttttcttTTGGGGAAAGAACACGGATCCTTTGCGGCAGTTGCATTGTAAACTGggactttttcttttctgtttaatttttctttcgttctttcgttttttgtttttcttaggaAAATCCTTGGTGTGCCTTAAGATATCAAGAATTCTTAGGAATGTGCCTTTTAAAGTTTGTCTTGGTGGAGTTTTGGCTCCGGTAGTGCTTGGCTTGTTGTAAGCacttggtttttttttcttatttcttttctggCTTGCTTAAAGTAAGCCCTTTTAATGATAATTTTTTATCTTTGCCGATAATTTTTAATGAGgactgtttgtacccaaaattacttcagGCACTAAAATTACTTGGCGGAAAATATTACTTGGCATTTGGTTGACAAAATGCACCTACTGTAATACTTATCTAAACAAAGAAACCAAAATTTCTTGATGTAGAGATTACTCCAATCAACACCACTGGATTTAAGAGAAATTTGATTTAGTCCAATTTATTTAATCAATCTGGAAAGGGCAAGATCAATTCAACGAAACTTCTTCCGGACAGTGATTACTAAAACCCAGTACACCACTTGATTACTGGATAGGCTAGCAAGTAGTCAATGGTTTGTCTGGTGGTGCacaaattttaaaccaaaaaaccagaATACCCAGaatataaaattataaaaattTGGGGCCTTTTATTGTTTATGCAGTCAAAGCAAAGGTAATGTTGGTATACTAAGACTTGGCCGTGGTTATCCAGAATCACAAATCATCTCAGGAGAAGTTACCACTTAAAAAATTCAATATGCCATTGAACAAGTCTCAGTGGAAATGTTATATAAGCTCCCCCCTCCAACTTCCCTGCTTCTTAAGGCTAGAAACATGAATATCTCCTTACctcttaatcttcttcttcttttagtctTTGCACATCTATCATGTTTTTTTGTCCTTGTACCGGTATCTGCAAAAGGTAAGCATTCTTTATCTCTTGTAACAAGATCACACTTTATTTGGTTACAAAATTGTTCGTCCATTAATAGCtcattgaactttgatattatgTTGTTGCAATTACAGTTTTTTTGAGCATAGATTGTGGTTCATCTTCATTGAAATCTCGTACGGATAATAATTCGATCGCATGGGTCGGAGACGGTCCTTACATAAAAACAGGAAAAACTCATAAAGTCAATGTTGCACCACCAAATATATCTGGTTGGGATTCTCGTGCTGTGAGCACTCTTAGAGCATTCCCAGCTCGAAAAAAGAATTGTTATTCAATAGACATTGAAAGTAAAACCAAAGATAGCAATACTACGGTTGAACGAGTCCTTGTTCGAGCTAGTTTCTACTACGGCAATTACGACAATAAATCAAATCCACCAACTTTCAGTGATCAGTTGTAACAACAAATGGAATTATATATTACGAAGTGGTATTCTCATTGAACAAGAGTAGCAATATAGACGTATGTCTTGCTCAAGCACAACCGGATAATATTCCGTTTATATCCGCTCTTGAAATAAGAAGTTTGGATCCAGGTGCTTACGGTTATATCCCTGCAGATTTTCCATTGTTTTTCACTGAGAGAACTGCTTATGGTACCAACACAACTATAAGGTATGTACAAGTACATGCATATTCAACCTGCTCGGTTTAATGGCTAATTTGATATCCATAAACAATTACTAACAGTGCATCAAATCCTGGTGATTGTGTAGGTACCCTGATGAtagtttcgatcgaatttggagCTCACTTGGGCCACTAGATAACACTAGTACTGTGACTAGGGTCAGAAGTAACTCGCCGTCCATTAAAGTTGACGTTGAAGATAAACCTCCGAAAGCGGTATTAAGGACAACATTATTGCCATTGAATTCATCCCACGACATATTTTATAGCCCCACTAGAAATCATCAATTTCGTTTACATTTCAATGCATATTTCTCAGAAGTGATCAAACTAAATTCTACTCAGAAACGATCATTTGATATAGTAGTTAACAATAAACAAGATAATAGTTTTATCGCTTCTAAAAACCCTGTGATTCCACCTTACGGACGCACATTGGAGGTTCACATCCTCAATGTGACTATTTTCAACTCTTCATTTTCAATTAATCTTTTACGGACAAATGATTCAACACTTCCTCCACTAATCAATGCTCTTGAAGAGTTTATCATCGGTGATAAATTAGCTCAAGGAACCAATTCAAACGATGGTAATTCACTCTCTTTTTCCCTACAAATCTTGGacagaaaaaacaaaaacaaatatatAATCAAGTTTCTTAATTCGTGTTTATTTGTTTATTAGTGAAAGCATTGGGTTTACTGAAAAAGAGTTTTGCTCAGCTGCAAGATTGGAATGGTGATCCTTGTTTACCTTCACCATACACTTGGGATTGGGTTGCTTGTAATGATGATACAGATTCTCCTCGAATTACAGCACTGTAAGGATAACTTCTTGATTCGTTGCTTTCTATTTGTAGTCTTGTTTCTTGATTGTGCGGAGCACGCCAAATACGGTGTTGGAAAAACAACGATTAGATTCCAACAATTTTCACGTCCGCGTCAATTCTCTTTTCGTTTTCCAGCTTCTCGCGAACACGCGCTACCATGAATAATAAGGAATTTTGATGATGGTTGTTTTACAGGTATCTCAACAACCTTGGATTAACAGGCACTTTACCAGACTTTAGTGCCATGGATGCCCTCAGAACCATGTGAGTCACGATTCACGAAAATTTttgtagtacaaagatgatttttttttttttttttttgagatgtaAACTTTCTTaattgtttgtatatattttgcagAAATTTAAGCAACAACAATTTGACGCGAGAAATTCCTGAATTTCTTGGCACATTCCCTGAACTCACAGTATTGTAAGCTCAAAGATCTTTCTAACTTTCTTTGTGTTACACAAAGGTAAATGTCACTTCTTTTAAGTATCATTTGTATTCTTGTAGAAATCTGGCAGATAACAACTTTAACGGAACAGTACCTTCATCAATATCAGATGATGTCAACTTGAAGTTCAAgtaagtttattttatttttagtttaattCGAATGGATgcattttatttatcttttaaggtaaaattgaatgtttttttttcacaaaattggttaaaataccaaaatcaacaattcctaagtaaaaaaagacatttagattttgatactgtttaaatggacaaaaacataaaaatagccaggatgtaaacagtttcatcctacccatttttaaatatttttcatatttttaatttacatcagaatgcatccagtttcatccttgctattttttaagtttaagtcaggatgaatccagtttaatccttgctatttttttggtgtccaattcacccataataatttttacttgtTCATTTGAACCAtgctttaaaaatatttggacaaatgacccgttttcgattttttttcttctttttcgtttGTGTGTAGCGCAACTGGTAATCCGAACTTGTTGTGCACGCCCACATCGGTATGCAATACTGACCTTGAATCAAGAATTCCTCCCCCAAGCACTGGAAATACTGACCCCGAATCAAGAATTCCTCCTCCCCCAAGCACCGGCAATACTGACACTGAACCAAGAATTCCTTCCCCAGTCGACAAAGGCAGAAGTTCGAAGACATTTGCACAACCAATAATAATACTCTTGATTATGTTTTCTGGTTTATTATTGTAGGTTGATCAAACCAAATGGTTTGTGTATTTACAATTGCAACTTTTGTGGGTTTGTTGTAACTTTGTATGAGTTGTGCTGTGCTAGCTAGTTTGAAGGCATATTGCACATGTATAGATGTATAGATGGTTggatggaaaataatttttttttttgatcggtaaataaATTTATTAAGAGAAGAGAAAGATGTTCTCAAAGCGAGAACACAACATACAAACTTACTACGATCAAAAGGAAAGACAAAGAATCTACCCAAAAGCAATGAaccaaaagaagaacaaaaaccaCAGATTTCTCGCTATTAGACCAAACCGGGCTGAAAAGAAAAGATCAAGGAGGTTCGAACACGACGTCTTTCCACTTTATCATGAATTGTTTCAGCGACACCCCTTTAAAAGCAGGTTGAAGGTACAACCAATAAGCAGTGGTGAATCTTATTTTTTCGATGAGTTTAAGAATCGCCCGCGATTTGTTTTTGAATGCTCGATTGTTTCTTTCATTCCACACGGTCCAAATGATTGCAGCTGGAAGAGCTTTCACCACAAGAGCTTGTCTTGACTTGCTATTGGGTTTAGGCCAAGAGTTGAGAGCAATGTTAATCGGAGGGGGCAGCATCCATATGATCTCAAACTCAACTTTGAAAAATTTCATATCTGACTGGCTATATCGCAATGGAGGAGAAGATGCGTGGAGGTTTCCTCATCATTGATGCACGTATAACAGTGATTAGCCCACGGTCTCCACTTTTTCTTGCATAACTTGTCTTGAGTAAGGACCTTATCTTTAGAGGCCACCCAAAGAAAAAAGCTTACTTTCGAGGGCCACAACTTCGACCAAATTCTTTTGGGGTGGACAATAGTTACATCTGTAGAAGGTGGATTATTTTCAGAAACTAACCAATTATAGCACCTCTTGACTGAAAAAGGACCCTTTGAGTTGTTGCTCATCCATTTCCTGCAATCGGCGCCATTGTTGGTGTTGGGATAAACATTGTTGGTTTCCAGCAAAAATA includes these proteins:
- the LOC113329840 gene encoding probable LRR receptor-like serine/threonine-protein kinase At5g59680: MLSLFIAPPKVGKAIEKVIRDFLWDASDTKKGYHYVKWKTCCLPPKAGGLGIKFVRSINKALISKWRWQFNHEKTVLWRNGIVSKYELTQQDRETKNRSNRITVVFGKESTLFVTPSSSTILKVEDGNSIRFWEDQWVGEHPFNVTFPNIYRISSVKNWTIRKCAEILANGGSWNLGLDRRLNQAQIDEAIALSVIIEQCRMDGNHDVVSWAIDKNRTFSVKSAYSWVEKEHQLEAKNLNVWSRLWAHKIGKSLVCLKISRILRNVPFKVCLGGVLAPVVLGLFQSKVFAHLSCFFVLVPVSAKVFLSIDCGSSSLKSRTDNNSIAWVGDGPYIKTGKTHKVNVAPPNISGWDSRAVSTLRAFPARKKNCYSIDIEIVTTNGIIYYEVVFSLNKSSNIDVCLAQAQPDNIPFISALEIRSLDPGAYGYIPADFPLFFTERTAYGTNTTIRYPDDSFDRIWSSLGPLDNTSTVTRVRSNSPSIKVDVEDKPPKAVLRTTLLPLNSSHDIFYSPTRNHQFRLHFNAYFSEVIKLNSTQKRSFDIVVNNKQDNSFIASKNPVIPPYGRTLEVHILNVTIFNSSFSINLLRTNDSTLPPLINALEEFIIGDKLAQGTNSNDVKALGLLKKSFAQLQDWNGDPCLPSPYTWDWVACNDDTDSPRITALYLNNLGLTGTLPDFSAMDALRTINLSNNNLTREIPEFLGTFPELTVLNLADNNFNGTVPSSISDDVNLKFNATGNPNLLCTPTSVCNTDLESRIPPPSTGNTDPESRIPPPPSTGNTDTEPRIPSPVDKGRSSKTFAQPIIILLIMFSGLLL